A stretch of Oryza brachyantha chromosome 4, ObraRS2, whole genome shotgun sequence DNA encodes these proteins:
- the LOC102709836 gene encoding OVARIAN TUMOR DOMAIN-containing deubiquitinating enzyme 7 isoform X2 — translation MATASSVCRAMGDQLEGNEEEHMKYRGMVVRYIKEHRVDFEPFIEDEVPFEKYCDSMLQDGTWAGHMELQAASLLTRRNICIHMLNSPRWYINNFSDHEATGTVHLSYHHGEHYNSVRLREDPCQGPAMLVTIKTDATVASTSNNAQTKSKDSKKSLGRSNYDHISVKLVMAGTGCPNVAIVEQVLKDMDGDVDAAIEYMLAEQLVLGADDADGDPYMDYTYDDDELSTKQGDIQLVEHKEEESDCSSKDQTTQKQNSSHSKKEKSKTEECSCGSARKHKPSCNLATSEPSKTIEPSREPPRTKGGQGKGQKKGKKQKKERAEASAVQNHDSEVVPDLGALCI, via the exons Atggcaactgcttcttcag TCTGCAGGGCAATGGGTGACCAGCTCGAAGGCAATGAGGAAGAGCACATGAAGTACCGTGGAATGGTTGTGCGATACATTAAG GAGCACCGCGTGGATTTTGAGCCATTTATCGAGGATGAGGTCCCGTTTGAGAAATATTGTGATTCTATGCTTCAGGATGGGACTTGGGCTGGTCATATGGAGTTGCAAGCAGCTTCTCTTCTCACGAGAAGAAACATATGCATCCACATG CTTAACTCACCACGCTGGTACATAAACAACTTTTCTGATCATGAAGCCACTGGTACGGTTCATCT ATCTTATCATCATGGTGAGCACTACAATAGCGTCAGGCTGAGGGAAGATCCATGTCAAGGTCCTGCAATGCTTGTTACTATCAAG ACAGATGCCACTGTAGCTAGCACAAGCAATAATGCTCAAACAAAATCAAAGGACTCGAAGAAATCTTTAGGCAGATCAAACTATGACCACATATCAGTTAAATTGGTAATGGCTGGAACTGGATGTCCTAATGTTGCTATAGTTGAACAG GTTTTAAAAGACAtggatggtgatgttgatgctgctaTAGAGTACATGTTGGCTGAGCAACTCGTATTGGGTGCTGATGATGCAGATGGAGATCCTTACATGGACTATACATATGATG ACGATGAGCTTAGCACAAAACAGGGCGACATTCAACTGGTTGAGcacaaggaagaagaaagcgACTGTTCTAGCAAAGACCAAACAACTCAGAAACAGAACAGTTCACATTCTAAAAAG GAAAAGTCGAAAACCGAGGAATGCTCTTGTGGATCTGCTAGGAAGCACAAACCTTCTTGTAATTTAGCCACGAGTGAACCTTCAAAAACAATTGAACCATCGAGAGAACCTCCAAG GACCAAAGGTGGCCAAGGGAAGGGCCAAAAGAAGGGGAAGAAGCAAAAGAAGGAACGAGCCGAAGCATCGGCTGTGCAGAATCACGATTCTGAAGTTGTACCAGATCTAGGAGCTCTTTGCATATAA
- the LOC102709836 gene encoding OVARIAN TUMOR DOMAIN-containing deubiquitinating enzyme 7 isoform X1, whose amino-acid sequence MVQHKKKVSVASKARKPKRDAEEKKFGKKADMTEFRAQLGLLGLQIIEVTADGNCFFRAMGDQLEGNEEEHMKYRGMVVRYIKEHRVDFEPFIEDEVPFEKYCDSMLQDGTWAGHMELQAASLLTRRNICIHMLNSPRWYINNFSDHEATGTVHLSYHHGEHYNSVRLREDPCQGPAMLVTIKTDATVASTSNNAQTKSKDSKKSLGRSNYDHISVKLVMAGTGCPNVAIVEQVLKDMDGDVDAAIEYMLAEQLVLGADDADGDPYMDYTYDDDELSTKQGDIQLVEHKEEESDCSSKDQTTQKQNSSHSKKEKSKTEECSCGSARKHKPSCNLATSEPSKTIEPSREPPRTKGGQGKGQKKGKKQKKERAEASAVQNHDSEVVPDLGALCI is encoded by the exons ATGGTTCAGCACAAGAAGAAGGTATCCGTGGCGTCCAAAGCCCGGAAGCCGAAGCGTGATGCA GAGGAGAAGAAGTTCGGGAAGAAGGCCGACATGACGGAGTTCCGGGCGCAGCTGGGCTTGCTGGGGTTGCAGATAATCGAAGTGACCGCGGAtggcaactgcttcttcag GGCAATGGGTGACCAGCTCGAAGGCAATGAGGAAGAGCACATGAAGTACCGTGGAATGGTTGTGCGATACATTAAG GAGCACCGCGTGGATTTTGAGCCATTTATCGAGGATGAGGTCCCGTTTGAGAAATATTGTGATTCTATGCTTCAGGATGGGACTTGGGCTGGTCATATGGAGTTGCAAGCAGCTTCTCTTCTCACGAGAAGAAACATATGCATCCACATG CTTAACTCACCACGCTGGTACATAAACAACTTTTCTGATCATGAAGCCACTGGTACGGTTCATCT ATCTTATCATCATGGTGAGCACTACAATAGCGTCAGGCTGAGGGAAGATCCATGTCAAGGTCCTGCAATGCTTGTTACTATCAAG ACAGATGCCACTGTAGCTAGCACAAGCAATAATGCTCAAACAAAATCAAAGGACTCGAAGAAATCTTTAGGCAGATCAAACTATGACCACATATCAGTTAAATTGGTAATGGCTGGAACTGGATGTCCTAATGTTGCTATAGTTGAACAG GTTTTAAAAGACAtggatggtgatgttgatgctgctaTAGAGTACATGTTGGCTGAGCAACTCGTATTGGGTGCTGATGATGCAGATGGAGATCCTTACATGGACTATACATATGATG ACGATGAGCTTAGCACAAAACAGGGCGACATTCAACTGGTTGAGcacaaggaagaagaaagcgACTGTTCTAGCAAAGACCAAACAACTCAGAAACAGAACAGTTCACATTCTAAAAAG GAAAAGTCGAAAACCGAGGAATGCTCTTGTGGATCTGCTAGGAAGCACAAACCTTCTTGTAATTTAGCCACGAGTGAACCTTCAAAAACAATTGAACCATCGAGAGAACCTCCAAG GACCAAAGGTGGCCAAGGGAAGGGCCAAAAGAAGGGGAAGAAGCAAAAGAAGGAACGAGCCGAAGCATCGGCTGTGCAGAATCACGATTCTGAAGTTGTACCAGATCTAGGAGCTCTTTGCATATAA
- the LOC102700054 gene encoding cysteine protease 1-like, with translation MASGGGGKLVAAASAMVCFLLLLLAACCSSPATAAAPDIMSIISYNAEHGVRGLGLVERTEAEARAAYDMWVAQHGRRSDGGVLGGDHERRFRVFWDNLRFVDAHNARADEHGGFRLGMNRFADLTNDKFHAAYLAATAPAGRGRHVGETYRHDGVETLPDSVDWRDQGAVAPIKNQGQCGSCWAFSAVAAVEGINKIVAGDLVTLSEQELVECARNGANSGCNGGMMDDAFAFIARNGGIDTEKDYPYTAMDGRCNLAKKSRKVVSIDGFEDVPENDELSLQKAVAHQPVSVAIDAGGREFQLYDSGVFTGRCGTSLDHGGVAVGYGTDAAGRGYWTVRNSWGPHWGEHGYIRMERNVTARTGKCGIAMAASYPVKKGPNPKPSPSPSPPAPSPPSPARQCDRHNKCPAGTTCCCNYGIRNHCLVWGCCPAEGATCCKDHSSCCPKDYPVCNAKARTCSKSKNSVEPLTQTPTMKT, from the exons AtggcgagcggcggtggcggcaagcTGGTCGCAGCCGCGTCGGCCATGGtctgcttcctcctcctcctcctggccgCCTGCTGCTCTTCTcccgcgacggcggccgcgccggacATCATGTCGATCATCTCGTACAACGCGGAGCACGGCGTGCGCGGGCTGGGTCTGGTGGAGCGGACGGAGGCCGAGGCGCGCGCCGCCTACGACATGTGGGTCGCGCAGCACGGCCGCCGCTCGGACGGCGGCGTGCTCGGCGGCGACCACGAGCGCCGGTTCCGCGTGTTCTGGGACAACCTCAGGTTCGTCGACGCCCACAACGCCCGCGCCGACGAGCACGGCGGGTTCCGCCTCGGGATGAACCGCTTCGCCGACCTCACCAACGACAAGTTCCACGCCGCCTacctcgccgccacggcgcccGCCGGCAGGGGGCGCCACGTCGGGGAGACGTACCGccacgacggcgtcgagacgctGCCGGACTCCGTCGACTGGAGGGACCAGGGCGCCGTCGCTCCCATCAAGAACCAAGGCCAATGCG GTAGCTGCTGGGCGTTCTCGGCGGTCGCCGCGGTGGAAGGAATCAACaagatcgtcgccggcgatctGGTGACGCTGTCGGAGCAGGAGCTGGTGGAATGCGCGAGGAACGGGGCGAACAGCGGGTGCAACGGCGGGATGATGGACGACGCGTTCGCCTTCATCGCCAGGAACGGCGGCATCGACACGGAGAAGGACTACCCGTACACGGCCATGGACGGCAGGTGCAACCTCGCGAAGAAGAGCCGCAAGGTGGTCTCCATCGACGGCTTCGAGGACGTCCCGGAGAACGACGAGCTCTCGCTGCAGAAGGCCGTGGCGCACCAGCCCGTGAGCGTCGCCatcgacgccggcggccgcgagtTCCAGCTCTACGACTCCGGCGTGTTCACCGGCCGCTGCGGCACGTCGCTGGACCAcggcggggtggcggtggGGTACGGCacggacgccgccggccgcggctaCTGGACGGTGCGCAACTCGTGGGGCCCCCACTGGGGCGAGCACGGCTACATCCGAATGGAGCGCAACGTCACCGCGCGCACCGGCAAGTGCGGCATCGCCATGGCGGCGTCCTACCCGGTCAAGAAGGGGCCCAACCCGAAGCCGTCACCGTcaccgtcaccgccggcgccatcgccgccgtccccggcTCGGCAATGCGACCGCCACAACAAGTGCCCCGCGGGGACCACGTGCTGCTGCAACTACGGCATCAGGAACCACTGCCTCGTGTGGGGATGCTGCCCCGCCGAGGGCGCCACCTGCTGCAAGGATCACTCATCCTGCTGCCCCAAGGACTATCCCGTCTGCAACGCCAAGGCTCGCACTTGCTCCaag AGCAAGAACAGCGTGGAGCCCCTGACCCAGACTCCGACGATGAAGACATAG
- the LOC102710689 gene encoding probable phytol kinase 1, chloroplastic, with the protein MAAAARPVDVALPFPFSCCSSTSLLLSHSRGRSLPPAVGCSRLASPRSSMRRQLLLGVGAPAVAALAASAPPAVLRDGAATLLITGGAYSLVRAFDALTERRLIEQNLSRKIVHVLSGVLFMSSWPLFSNSPGARFFAAIVPLLNCIRLLTYGLRLSTDEALVKSVTREGKPEELLRGPLYYVIVLLVSVLVFWRESPIGIISLSMMSGGDGFADIVGRRFGSMKLPFNKKKSWIGSISMFISGYLLSALMLFYFSCLGYFNVCWELALGKLALAALAATVVECIPVTDVVDDNISVPLATMLAAFLLFGFSACC; encoded by the exons atggcggcggcggcgcggcccgTCGACGTcgccctccccttccccttctcctgctgctcctccaCCTCCCTGCTGCTCTCGCATTCCCGCGGCCGCTCCCTCCCGCCCGCCGTCGGCTGCTCCAGGCTCGCGTCTCCCCGCTCCTCCATGCGCCGCCAGCTCCTCCTCGGAGTGGGTGCGCCAGCCGTGGCGGCGCTCGCGGCCTCCGCGCCTCCGGCGGTGCTGCGGGACGGCGCCGCCACGCTGCTCATCACGGGGGGCGCCTACTCGCTAGTCCGCGCCTTCGATGCGCTCACGGAGCGGCGGCTCATCGAGCAG AACCTGAGCAGAAAGATTGTGCATGTGCTGTCCGGGGTGCTGTTCATGTCGTCCTGGCCACTCTTCAG TAATTCGCCAGGAGCACGGTTCTTTGCGGCAATTGTTCCGTTGCTGAACTGCATAAGGCTTTTAACCTATGGGCTCCGCCTCTCCACGGATGAAGCTCTAGTAAAATCGGTGACCCGTGAAGGAAAACCGGA GGAATTGCTGAGAGGTCCACTGTACTATGTTATTGTGCTGCTGGTCAGTGTTTTGGTCTTCTGGCGCGAGTCTCCGATTGGGATTATTTCGTTGTCGATGATGAGTGGTGGTGATG GCTTTGCTGACATTGTTGGGAGAAGGTTTGGGTCCATGAAGCTGCCATTCAATAAGAAAAAGAGCTGGATAGGGAGCATCTCAATGTTCATTTCTGGCTACCTTTTATCTGCTCT GATGCTATTCTACTTTTCATGCCTTGGTTACTTCAATGTCTGCTGGGAGCTAGCACTTGGTAAACTGGCTCTTGCTGCATTAGCAGCTACTGTAGTGGAGTGCATTCCTGTTACTGATGTTGTGGATGACAATATCTCTGTTCCTTTGGCCACCATGTTGGCAGCCTTTCTGTTATTTGGCTTCAGTGCATGTTGTTGA
- the LOC102710972 gene encoding probable arabinosyltransferase ARAD1 has translation MKRLALLAVPVVLLLSISFLLLRPSSRPLLFTQQASGPDRRLRVYVAELPRALNHGLLDLYWSLPAADSRIPASSDPDHPPPRAHSQYPDSPLIKQYSAEYWLLASLQPGFSSAPAVTVVADWRDADVVFVPFFSTLSAEMELGWGAKGAFRRKEGNEDYHRQREVVDRVTAHPAWRRSGGRDHVFVLTDPVAMWHVRKEIAPSILLVVDFGGWYKLDSNSASSNISHMIQHTQVSLLKDVIVPYTHLLPTMQLSENKYRPTLLYFKGAKHRHRGGLVREKLWDLMANEPDVVMEEGFPNATGREQSIKGMRTSEFCLHPAGDTPTSCRLFDAIASLCIPVIVSDEIELPFEGMMDYTEFSIFVSVGNAMRPKWLTNYLRNIPRQQKDELRRNVARVQPIFEYESIYPSRMASVPQDGAVNHIWKKIHQKLPMIQEAVTREKRKPDGTSIPLRCHCT, from the exons ATGAAGCGGCTcgcgctcctcgccgtccccgtcgtcctcctcctctccatctccttcctcctcctgcggccctcctcccggccgctGCTGTTCACGCAGCAAGCCTCTGGCCCCGACCGTCGCCTCAGGGTCTACGTCGCGGAGCTCCCCCGCGCGCTCAACCACGGCCTCCTCGACCTCTACTGgtcgctccccgccgccgactcccGCATCCCGGCCTCCTCCGACCCcgaccacccgccgccgcgcgcgcactCGCAGTACCCGGACAGCCCACTGATCAAGCAGTACAGCGCCGAGTACTGgctcctcgcctccctccaGCCGGGCTTCTCGTCCGCGCCCGCCGTCACGGTGGTCGCGGACTGGAGGGACGCGGACGTGGTGTTCGTGCCCTTCTTCTCGACGCTGTCCGCGGAGATGGAGCTCGGGTGGGGCGCCAAGGGCGCGTTCCGCAGGAAGGAGGGGAACGAGGACTACCACCGGCAGCGGGAGGTCGTCGACCGCGTCACCGCCCACCCCGCGTGGCGGCGCTCCGGTGGACGCGACCACGTCTTCGTCCTAACAG ACCCTGTGGCAATGTGGCATGTCCGGAAAGAGATTGCTCCTTCAATTCTTTTGGTGGTTGATTTTGGAGGGTGGTACAAACTTGATTCAAACTCAGCAAGCAGCAACATTTCTCATATGATACAACATACGCAAGTATCATTGCTCAAAGATGTCATTGTACCTTACACTCATTTGCTCCCTACAATGCAATTATCAGAGAATAAATACCGCCCCACTCTTCTGTACTTCAAGGGAGCCAAACACAGGCATCGG GGTGGTTTGGTGCGAGAGAAACTATGGGACTTGATGGCTAATGAGCCTGATGTTGTCATGGAAGAAGGTTTTCCTAATGCTACAGGGCGTGAACAATCAATAAAAGGGATGCGGACATCGGAGTTTTGCTTGCACCCAGCTGGTGACACCCCAACTTCATGTCGTCTCTTTGATGCCATTGCTAGTCTATGCATACCTGTCATTGTCAGTGATGAGATTGAGCTGCCTTTCGAAGGGATGATGGACTACACAGAATTCTCCATTTTTGTGTCAGTTGGTAATGCCATGAGACCGAAATGGCTCACAAACTACCTAAGAAATATCCCCAGGCAGCAGAAGGATGAACTCCGAAGGAATGTGGCTCGCGTCCAACCTATATTTGAGTACGAGAGTATTTACCCAAGTAGGATGGCCTCTGTTCCACAAGATGGTGCTGTGAATCACATATGGAAAAAGATTCACCAGAAGTTGCCGATGATTCAAGAAGCAGTCACACGGGAGAAGCGAAAGCCTGATGGCACATCGATCCCACTTCGGTGCCATTGCACATAA
- the LOC102700336 gene encoding plant UBX domain-containing protein 7 yields the protein MAGAPPTAAERESLVSSFLEIAAGQTPETAAQFLQMTSWHLEEALQLFYINGEAALAAHAAPSPAAAAAAAAEAAAAAVAAAAEVEDAMRFAPPPAAALGDAMGDGMLQGLEEEDVRAPLPVKRETLYGDAPAVVHRPNSTVAFRNFEEEARQSAVWDSEQNAASSSRDNLAALYRPPFALMFNGPFDKAKLEASVLDKWLLINLQSTEEFSSHMLNRDTWANEAVAQTIRSNFIFWQVYHDTSEGRKVCTYYNLVSVPAVLLIDPITGQKMRGWNGMVHPDRLLEDLMPYLDKGPKEHHAAQPQKRPRKVDHETSAGKQGKTPVPVAVEDEDEELARAVAASLEESKGVDGSDATDEKTEPEVENEPSLSVKLNYPPLPEEPKGSRELLCRVAIRLPDGRRIQRNFLHTDPVKLLWSFCYPQVEDGGKKAFHFVQFIPGSSKNLDYESDKTFKEAGLANSMINLLWD from the exons atggccggcgccCCCCCGACGGCCGCGGAGAGGGAGTCCCTCGTCTCCTCCTTCCTCgagatcgccgccggccagaCGCCCGAGACGGCCGCCCAGTTCCTCCAG ATGACGAGCTGGCATCTGGAGGAGGCGCTGCAGCTGTTCTACATCAACGGCGAGGCCGCCCTGGCGGCGCATGCtgccccgtcgccggcggcggcggctgctgctgcggcggaagcggcggcggcggcggtggcagcagCCGCTGAGGTGGAGGACGCGATGAG GTTCGCTCCACCCCCGGCGGCTGCACTGGGTGATGCAATGGGTGATGGAATGCTGCAGGGACTTGAGGAGGAGGATGTGCGTGCACCGCTGCCTGTGAAGCGGGAGACTCTCTATGGCGATGCCCCTGCGGTCGT CCATCGGCCTAATTCAACAGTTGCATTTCGTAATTTTGAAGAGGAGGCAAGGCAATCTGCTGTTTGGGATTCTGAGCAGAATGCTGCATCAAGTTCTCGTGATAATCTGGCTGCATTGTATCGTCCACCTTTTGCTTTGATGTTCAATGGACCCTTCGACAAG GCAAAGTTGGAGGCTTCCGTTCTTGACAAGTGGCTACTAATCAATTTACAATCAACTGAGGAATTCAGCTCTCATATG CTTAATCGAGACACTTGGGCTAATGAAGCTGTGGCTCAGACAATTCGATCGAACTTTATTTTCTGGCAG GTTTACCACGACACAAGTGAGGGGAGAAAGGTATGCACCTACTACAATTTGGTCTCTGTTCCTGCTGTTCTTCTAATTGACCCCATCACTGGGCAAAAAATGCGTGGTTGGAATGGAATGGTTCACCCAGACCGTTTGCTGGAG GATTTGATGCCTTACCTGGATAAAGGTCCAAAGGAGCACCATGCTGCTCAACCACAAAAACGGCCAAGAAAAGTTGATCATGAAACTTCTGCAGGCAAACAAG GTAAAACCCCTGTACCTGTGGCCGtagaggatgaagatgaagagCTAGCACGGGCAGTGGCAGCTTCCCTTGAGGAAAGTAAAGGAGTTGATGGTTCTGACGCTACTGATGAAAAGACTGAACCGGAGGTAGAAAATGAGCCTAGCCTAAGTGTTAAGCTGAACTATCCTCCTCTCCCTGAAGAACCCAAAGGAAGTAGGGAGCTTCTGTGCAGAGTTGCAATTCGACTACCTGATGGTAGGAGGATCCAGAGGAATTTTCTTCACACGGATCCTGTTAAG CTCCTGTGGTCATTCTGCTATCCTCAAGTGGAGGACGGCGGTAAGAAGGCTTTCCATTTCGTACAGTTTATTCCTGGGTCATCCAAAAACCTGGACTACGAGAGTGATAAAACGTTCAAGGAAGCCGGGTTGGCCAACTCGATGATCAACCTTTTGTGGGATTAA
- the LOC121054302 gene encoding trihelix transcription factor ASR3-like, whose protein sequence is MSGSSSADPSPSASTAGASPLALMRAHLTPPSPATGPAPPPPSPASAPRDYRKGNWTLHETLILITAKRLDDDRRAGGGGGAAAGSPPTPRSAEQRWKWVENYCWKNGCLRSQNQCNDKWDNLLRDYKKVRDYESRVAATTTTTSAGAGGPAAPNAALPSYWTMERYERKDRNLPTNLAPEVYDALSEVLSRRAARRGGATIAPTPPPPLALPPPPPSPPKPLVAQQQQQQQHHHHHHHHPPPPPPPPLPLPAAVVAPPPASVSAEEEMSGSSESGEEEEEEEGSGGEPEAKRRRLSRLGSSVVRSATVVARTLVACEEKRERRHRELLQLEERRLRLEEERTEVRRQGFAGLITAVNSLSNAIHALVSDHRSGDSSR, encoded by the exons ATGTcgggctcctcctccgccgacccctcgccgtcggcgtccaCCGCCGGGGCCTCGCCGCTGGCGCTGATGCGCGCGCACCTcacgccgccctcgccggcgacggggccggcgccgccgccgccgtccccggcgTCCGCGCCGCGGGACTACCGCAAGGGGAACTGGACGCTCCACGAGACGCTCATCCTCATCACCGCCAAGCgcctcgacgacgaccgccgcgctggcggcggagggggagccgcggccgggtcgccgccgacgccacgGTCGGCGGAGCAGAGGTGGAAGTGGGTGGAGAACTACTGCTGGAAGAACGGCTGCCTCCGCAGCCAGAACCAGTGCAACGACAAGTGGGACAACCTCCTCCGCGACTACAAGAAAGTCCGCGACTACGAGTcccgcgtcgccgccacgaccaccaccaccagcgccggcgccggcgggccgGCCGCCCCGAACGCCGCCCTGCCGTCCTACTGGACCATGGAGCGGTACGAGCGCAAGGACAGGAACCTCCCCACCAACCTCGCGCCGGAGGTGTACGACGCGCTCTCCGAGGTCCtctcccgccgcgccgcgcgacggGGCGGCGCCACGATCGCGCCCACCCCGCCACCCCCActcgcgctgccgccgccaccaccctcgccgccgaagCCTCTCGtcgcgcagcagcagcagcagcagcagcaccatcaccaccaccaccaccacccccctcctccgccgccgccgcctctgccgcTTCCTGCGGCGGTCgtcgcaccgccgccggcgtccgtTTCCG CCGAGGAGGAGATGTCGGGGTCGTCGGAgtccggggaggaggaggaggaggaggaggggtccggcggcgagccggaggcgaagcggcggcggctgagccGGCTGGGGTCCAGCGTGGTGCGGAGCgcgacggtggtggcgcggACGCTGGTGGCATGCGAGGAGaagcgggagcggcggcaccgggagctgctgcagctggaggagcggcggctgcggctggaggaggagcgcACGGAGGTCCGCCGCCAGGGCTTCGCCGGCCTCATCACCGCCGTCAACAGCCTCTCCAACGCCATCCACGCCCTCGTCTCCGACCACCGCAGCGGCGACTCCTCCCGATGA